GCTCAAGCTGCGATGACGAACTACAACGCCGTCGCCGATCAGCACGGGTTCGTCGTCGTCTATCCCGAGGGCGTGGACCTCAGCTGGGCCGATGGACGGGGCGCGTCGGTTCCCGACCGTCAGGGCGTCGACGACGTGGGCTTTCTCGTCGCGCTCGCCGACCGGCTGACGCAGGATTTCGGTATCGACCCAGGCCACGTGTTCGCCACCGGAATGTCGGCAGGCGCCTTCATGGCCAACCGGCTGGCCTGCTCGCGCGCGGACGTCGTCTCCGCGGTCGCGCCCGTCGCAGGCACACTCGGCTCGGCGTCCCCATGCAATCCATCGCGACCGGTGTCCGTCCTGAGCATTCACGGAACCGCAGACAACGTCGTGCCGTTCAACGGCGGTCCGATGGTGGGGCGCGGCGGAGCGAGCGACATCGT
The sequence above is drawn from the Mycobacterium gallinarum genome and encodes:
- a CDS encoding extracellular catalytic domain type 1 short-chain-length polyhydroxyalkanoate depolymerase — encoded protein: MFSGAHASAVPAGDFPDGLNFGGLQRNYLVHVPPGIEQPTGLVINLHGAGMTAGAQAAMTNYNAVADQHGFVVVYPEGVDLSWADGRGASVPDRQGVDDVGFLVALADRLTQDFGIDPGHVFATGMSAGAFMANRLACSRADVVSAVAPVAGTLGSASPCNPSRPVSVLSIHGTADNVVPFNGGPMVGRGGASDIVSAPAMAQRWRELDGCPAPVEDSPSPSVHRFTAAGCADGTEVSFIQIDGGGHTWLDASFASGQFFATHGR